In Caretta caretta isolate rCarCar2 chromosome 18, rCarCar1.hap1, whole genome shotgun sequence, a single genomic region encodes these proteins:
- the LOC142069563 gene encoding uncharacterized protein LOC142069563 has protein sequence MKDRGHNRDPKQCRVKLKELRQAYQKTREANSCSGSEPQTCRFYDELHAILGGSATTTPAVLFDSFNGDGGNTEAGFGDEEDDDEEEVVDSSQQASGETGFPDSQERFLTLDLEPVPPEPTQGCLLDPAGGEGTSAACVSMITGSSPSQRLVKLRKKKKRTRDEMFSELMLSSHTDRAQTNAWRQIMSECRKAQNDWEERWRAEESKWRAEDRAEAQMWRQRDERRQDSMLRLLQDQTSMLQCMVELQQRQLEHRLPLQPLCNQPPSSPSSIASTPRRPRTRWGGLRPTSHSTTEDCPKKRRLSFNKF, from the exons atgaaggacagaggccataacagggacccgaagcagtgccgcgtgaaactgaaggagctgaggcaagcctaccagaaaaccagagaggcgaacagctgctctgggtcagagccccaaacatgccgcttctatgatgagctgcatgccattttagggggttcagccaccactaccccagccgtgttgtttgactccttcaatggagatggaggcaatacggaagcaggttttggggacgaagaagatgatgatgaggaggaggttgtagatagctcacagcaagcaagcggagaaaccggttttcccgacagccaggaacggtttctcaccctagacctggagccagtaccccccgaacccacccaaggctgcctcctggacccagcaggcggagaagggacctctg ctgcatgtgtttcaatgatcacaggatcttctccttcccagaggctagtgaagcttagaaagaaaaaaaaacgcactcgcgatgaaatgttctccgagctcatgctgtcctcccacactgacagagcacagacgaatgcgtggaggcaaataatgtcagagtgcaggaaagcacaaaatgactgggaggagaggtggcgggctgaagagagtaagtggcgggctgaagacagggctgaagctcaaatgtggcggcagcgtgatgagaggaggcaggattcaatgctgaggctgctgcaggaccaaaccagtatgctccagtgtatggttgagctgcagcaaaggcagctggagcacagactgccactgcagcccctctgtaaccaaccgccctcctccccaagttccatagcctccacacccagacgcccaagaacgcggtgggggggcctccggccaaccagccactccaccacagaggattgcccaaaaaaaagaaggctgtcattcaataaattttaa